A window of the Streptomyces luomodiensis genome harbors these coding sequences:
- a CDS encoding HlyD family efflux transporter periplasmic adaptor subunit, translating to MEFRRKALENLRQPDDLDSPVRLTRPRAWAVLAVVGAIIVGGLVWSFNGELARSVSVPGILTHPLGVSKVESPQSGTVSNVFVDTGDVVTKGARVLSLVDAEGATKTVRAPFSGRAIALLVGNGQYVAAGATFMTVERTDGKNDRMVAVLFAPADKAGLLKIGDRVDMDVASAPAQAFGLMRGRVTAMDPFPQTEQQVQDFLGGNKLLATQLLEQGGPIRITVDPDRDADVPSGYRWTTTSGPPFRINSWTQVSAIGRLPGERPIDWLLPR from the coding sequence ATGGAGTTCCGGCGTAAGGCACTGGAGAACCTGCGCCAACCCGACGACCTGGACAGCCCGGTGCGCCTGACCCGGCCGCGTGCCTGGGCGGTGCTGGCGGTCGTGGGGGCGATCATCGTGGGCGGCCTGGTGTGGTCCTTCAACGGCGAACTGGCCCGGAGCGTGAGCGTGCCGGGCATCCTCACCCATCCACTGGGGGTGTCCAAGGTCGAAAGTCCGCAGAGCGGGACGGTGTCGAACGTCTTCGTCGACACCGGGGACGTGGTGACCAAGGGCGCTCGGGTGCTGTCCCTGGTCGACGCCGAAGGAGCCACCAAGACCGTCCGGGCCCCCTTCTCCGGCCGGGCGATCGCCCTGCTGGTCGGCAACGGGCAGTACGTCGCCGCGGGCGCGACGTTCATGACGGTGGAGCGCACCGACGGCAAGAACGACCGGATGGTGGCCGTCCTGTTCGCCCCCGCGGACAAGGCGGGCCTGCTGAAGATCGGCGACAGGGTGGACATGGACGTGGCGTCGGCTCCCGCGCAGGCGTTCGGCCTGATGCGCGGCCGGGTCACCGCCATGGACCCATTCCCCCAGACCGAACAGCAGGTGCAGGACTTCCTGGGCGGGAACAAACTCCTGGCCACACAACTCCTGGAGCAAGGCGGACCGATCCGGATCACCGTCGACCCGGACCGCGACGCCGACGTGCCCAGCGGTTACCGCTGGACCACAACGTCCGGACCGCCGTTCCGCATCAACTCCTGGACCCAGGTCAGCGCCATCGGCCGGCTGCCCGGTGAGCGCCCCATTGATTGGCTGCTGCCGCGATGA
- a CDS encoding SagB family peptide dehydrogenase: MTGPDPSGAISNPSPAPGPVRVGELLRLHPGARIVTVPSGATQILIGQRGTSLGALSPGLTAAMELLAARAVGSDELLDVVRSHEGELGMLKIPTLLRRLRAGGWLSATLEVAGSPLLTFRPLGPAVPPVSRHDGDPAELRMSRFAVLRADGTGMVLESPLAHVAAELHDPALTGLLASLPAQRDPRDPAGARTYPVDWPEAVPALLSALARHGFLVPRSGAAEEDFRFAQWSPHELWFHSRTRVGRHDLPYGGTYWAKGFAEPLPSVRPPFDGRSVELPRADLQALRTSDRTLTEVLEDRRSLRLHDSAAPLTAGQLGEFLYRSARNRGRYDDGSQELGDRPYPSGGRAYELEIYPLIHQVDGVAPGLYHYDPEEHRLELVAEPGPALTRLAEMSRATAQMSAPPQVTLLITARFGRVMWKYSSMGYALVLKHVGVLYQVMYSVATAMGLAGCGLGGGDSDAFAAASGVPWESESTVGEFLLGSRGKEGGDGVPA, from the coding sequence ATGACTGGTCCCGATCCTTCCGGCGCCATCAGCAACCCCTCACCCGCCCCCGGTCCGGTGCGTGTCGGTGAACTCCTGCGGCTTCACCCGGGCGCCCGGATCGTCACCGTCCCCAGCGGCGCGACCCAGATCCTCATCGGGCAGCGCGGTACCTCGCTGGGTGCTCTGTCACCCGGACTGACGGCGGCCATGGAGCTGCTCGCCGCCCGAGCGGTCGGCAGTGACGAGCTGCTGGACGTCGTCCGGAGCCATGAGGGCGAGCTCGGCATGCTCAAGATTCCCACGCTGCTGCGGAGGCTGCGGGCGGGCGGCTGGCTCTCCGCCACCCTGGAGGTCGCGGGGTCGCCCCTGCTGACCTTCCGTCCGCTCGGCCCCGCCGTTCCGCCCGTGTCCCGGCATGACGGCGACCCGGCCGAGCTGCGGATGTCCCGCTTCGCCGTGCTGCGCGCCGATGGCACGGGCATGGTGCTGGAGTCGCCGCTGGCGCACGTCGCCGCCGAACTGCACGATCCGGCGCTCACCGGTCTGCTGGCCTCGCTGCCCGCACAGCGGGACCCTCGCGACCCCGCGGGCGCGCGGACCTACCCGGTGGACTGGCCGGAAGCGGTCCCCGCGCTGCTGAGCGCCCTGGCCCGGCACGGCTTTCTGGTTCCGCGGAGCGGCGCCGCCGAGGAAGACTTCCGCTTCGCGCAGTGGTCGCCGCACGAGCTGTGGTTCCACAGCCGTACCCGCGTCGGACGCCACGACCTGCCGTACGGCGGCACCTACTGGGCCAAGGGCTTCGCCGAGCCGCTGCCCTCGGTCCGGCCGCCCTTCGACGGCCGCTCGGTGGAGCTGCCCCGGGCGGACCTCCAGGCGCTGCGCACGAGCGACCGGACCCTCACCGAGGTACTGGAGGACCGGCGGTCGTTACGGCTGCACGACAGCGCGGCGCCGCTCACGGCCGGGCAGCTGGGCGAGTTCCTGTACCGGAGCGCACGGAACCGGGGCAGGTACGACGACGGTTCGCAGGAACTGGGCGACCGGCCCTACCCGTCCGGCGGCCGGGCGTACGAGCTGGAGATCTATCCGCTGATCCACCAGGTGGACGGTGTGGCACCGGGCCTGTACCACTACGACCCCGAGGAACACCGGCTGGAGCTGGTCGCCGAGCCCGGTCCGGCGCTGACCCGCCTGGCCGAGATGTCCCGCGCGACCGCGCAGATGTCCGCTCCGCCGCAGGTGACGCTGCTGATCACGGCACGCTTCGGGAGGGTGATGTGGAAGTACTCCTCGATGGGTTACGCCCTGGTGCTCAAACACGTGGGGGTGCTCTACCAGGTGATGTACAGCGTGGCCACCGCGATGGGGCTCGCCGGCTGCGGGCTCGGCGGCGGCGACTCCGACGCCTTCGCCGCCGCCTCCGGGGTGCCCTGGGAGAGCGAGTCGACCGTCGGCGAGTTCCTGCTCGGCAGCCGCGGAAAGGAGGGCGGCGATGGAGTTCCGGCGTAA
- a CDS encoding TOMM precursor leader peptide-binding protein, with translation MDLPRFKAHLVPQVVSPDRVFLVSEEGHYLVQGKAVAEVVPFLDGTHTIAEIAQKLSDRFTLGEVVFAISKFQRFHHLAEGPVGTDRASVAFWEAQGVDAAEATRRLDEAQVEIASVGAVDEAEVVAALRTTGIEVRPVTAAAAGATAPTLAVVLADDYGNPELAAVDARLRGAGIPWLLAKPTGADVWTGPYLVPDVTGCWQCLARRLEGNRQVEAYLKRKRGDDAPILTSVAASPWSGGLAAQMVVGAVAGIIGAEAADYRGVLISVHVPTMRTERHQLIRQPQCPGCGDPSVLHIDPRIELTEQAVRFSADGGHRTMRPDDTYKRLQKHISRLTGAVSSLRPLNDIDNGVTYSYSAGHNFAMPGDNLAMLRRNLRGQSGGKGRTDIQARVSGMCEAIERYSGVWRDDRPTRRASFDALGPDLAVHAGDLLLYSEAQYAGREEWNRHGAGRLHIVPEPFDTGREIDWTAAWSLTHDRERLVPAGYAWFGHPDLVDHFYCFSDGNGNAAGNTLEEAILQAFYELCERDAVGLWWYNRALRPGFDLDSLHEPYIDTLREFYAGMNRTLEAVDITTDLGIPTFAAVSRRIDHPVEDVLLGFGAHLDVRIAVLRALTEVNQFLPAVINRKADGSTDYWEDDPDTLAWLQQVTVAQDPWVVPAPNLPTTSAGSYSGLFSGDLATDIRGGVERVRKAGLEVIVLDQSLPDLELKVAKVMVPGMRHFWRRLGPGRLYSVPVELGWLSAATAEDRMNPRSVFF, from the coding sequence GTGGATCTGCCTCGCTTTAAGGCACACCTTGTCCCGCAGGTCGTCAGTCCGGATCGGGTCTTCCTGGTGTCGGAGGAAGGCCACTATCTGGTGCAGGGCAAGGCGGTCGCCGAGGTGGTGCCCTTCCTGGACGGGACCCACACGATCGCCGAGATAGCCCAGAAGCTCTCCGACCGGTTCACGCTGGGTGAAGTCGTCTTCGCCATCAGCAAGTTCCAGCGCTTCCACCACCTCGCCGAAGGTCCTGTCGGGACCGACCGTGCCTCGGTCGCCTTCTGGGAGGCCCAGGGCGTGGACGCCGCCGAGGCCACCCGGCGCCTGGACGAGGCCCAGGTGGAGATCGCCTCGGTGGGTGCGGTGGACGAGGCGGAGGTGGTGGCCGCGCTGCGGACGACCGGCATCGAGGTGCGGCCGGTCACCGCCGCCGCGGCCGGTGCCACCGCTCCGACCCTGGCCGTCGTGCTCGCCGACGACTACGGCAACCCCGAACTCGCCGCCGTCGACGCCCGCCTGCGCGGGGCCGGCATCCCCTGGCTGCTGGCCAAGCCCACCGGCGCCGATGTCTGGACCGGCCCCTACCTGGTGCCGGACGTCACCGGATGCTGGCAGTGCCTGGCCCGGCGGCTGGAAGGCAATCGGCAGGTGGAGGCGTACCTCAAGCGCAAGCGGGGCGACGACGCTCCGATCCTCACCTCTGTGGCGGCCTCTCCCTGGTCGGGAGGGCTTGCGGCACAGATGGTCGTCGGCGCCGTGGCCGGCATCATCGGGGCGGAGGCGGCCGACTACCGGGGAGTCCTGATCTCGGTGCATGTCCCGACCATGCGGACCGAACGCCACCAGCTGATCCGGCAGCCGCAGTGTCCCGGCTGCGGAGACCCCTCGGTCCTGCACATCGACCCCCGGATCGAACTGACCGAGCAGGCCGTGCGGTTCAGCGCGGACGGCGGGCACCGGACGATGCGCCCCGACGACACCTACAAGCGGCTGCAGAAGCACATCAGCCGGCTGACCGGCGCCGTCAGCTCGCTGCGGCCGCTCAATGACATCGACAACGGCGTCACCTACAGCTATTCGGCCGGCCACAACTTCGCGATGCCCGGTGACAACCTCGCCATGCTGCGCCGCAACCTGCGCGGCCAGAGCGGCGGCAAGGGCCGCACCGACATCCAGGCCCGGGTCAGCGGAATGTGCGAGGCCATCGAACGGTACTCGGGAGTATGGCGCGACGACCGCCCCACCCGCCGGGCCAGCTTCGACGCGCTCGGTCCCGACCTGGCGGTGCACGCAGGCGACCTGCTGCTGTACTCCGAGGCCCAGTACGCCGGCCGGGAGGAATGGAACCGCCACGGCGCGGGCCGGCTGCACATCGTGCCGGAACCGTTCGACACCGGCCGCGAGATCGACTGGACGGCGGCGTGGTCGCTGACGCACGACCGGGAGCGACTGGTGCCGGCGGGATACGCCTGGTTCGGCCACCCCGACCTGGTGGACCACTTCTACTGTTTCAGCGACGGCAACGGCAACGCCGCCGGGAACACCCTCGAAGAGGCGATCCTCCAGGCGTTCTACGAACTCTGCGAGCGCGACGCGGTCGGCCTGTGGTGGTACAACCGCGCGCTGCGGCCCGGCTTCGATCTCGACAGCCTGCACGAGCCGTACATCGACACCCTCCGTGAGTTCTACGCCGGCATGAACCGCACCCTGGAGGCGGTGGACATCACCACCGACCTGGGCATCCCCACCTTCGCCGCGGTCTCGCGCCGGATCGACCACCCGGTGGAGGACGTGCTGCTGGGATTCGGGGCGCACCTGGACGTGCGGATCGCCGTCCTGCGGGCCCTGACCGAGGTCAACCAGTTCCTGCCGGCGGTGATCAACCGCAAGGCGGACGGGTCCACCGACTACTGGGAGGACGACCCGGACACGCTCGCATGGCTCCAGCAGGTGACGGTCGCCCAGGACCCCTGGGTCGTGCCGGCCCCGAACCTCCCCACCACCTCGGCCGGCAGCTACTCCGGCCTGTTCTCCGGCGACCTGGCCACGGACATCCGGGGCGGGGTCGAGCGGGTGCGCAAGGCCGGCCTCGAAGTGATCGTCCTCGACCAGAGCCTGCCCGACCTGGAGCTGAAGGTCGCCAAGGTCATGGTCCCGGGCATGCGCCACTTCTGGCGCCGGCTGGGTCCGGGCCGACTCTACTCCGTACCAGTGGAACTGGGCTGGCTGTCCGCGGCAACCGCCGAGGACCGGATGAACCCGCGAAGCGTCTTCTTCTGA
- a CDS encoding ABC transporter ATP-binding protein: protein MPGPEVIGVSGLRKSYGAVPVLHGVDLHVRRGEIFALLGPNGAGKTTTQAILTGFSSRGAGSVSVLGQDPVGAGPRWRARIGIVPQDVGSFDELTVKEVVSHFASLYPDPFPVDSVIERTGLGEKANERTARLSGGQQRRLDIALGIVGRPELVFLDEPTTGLDPQARRVTWDLIRTLATNGTTVMLTTHYLDEVEVLCDRVAILLRGKVAAEGAPKDIGGRADGEAVIEFHAGGALRGADLPPVQRAGAPPLGRAEGQVRISTDAPAATLRVLLDWAARLGSDDLPGLTVTRPTLEDVYLRMIASADATTAAPESRRENTG from the coding sequence ATGCCCGGACCGGAAGTCATCGGGGTGTCCGGACTGCGCAAGTCCTACGGAGCCGTACCCGTGCTGCACGGGGTCGACCTCCATGTGCGACGCGGCGAGATCTTCGCTCTGCTCGGCCCGAACGGCGCGGGGAAGACCACCACGCAGGCGATCCTCACGGGCTTCAGCAGCCGCGGCGCCGGGTCGGTCAGCGTCCTCGGCCAGGACCCCGTCGGCGCCGGGCCCCGGTGGCGCGCCCGCATCGGCATCGTCCCCCAGGACGTGGGGTCCTTCGACGAGCTCACGGTCAAGGAGGTCGTCTCACACTTCGCCTCCCTGTACCCCGACCCCTTCCCCGTCGACAGCGTGATCGAGCGGACGGGGCTCGGCGAGAAGGCGAACGAACGCACCGCTCGGCTCTCCGGTGGTCAGCAGCGCCGCCTGGACATCGCGCTCGGCATCGTCGGACGCCCCGAACTGGTCTTCCTCGACGAACCCACCACGGGACTGGATCCACAGGCCCGGCGCGTCACCTGGGACCTGATCCGGACGCTGGCCACGAACGGCACCACAGTGATGCTCACCACCCACTACCTCGACGAGGTCGAGGTGCTCTGCGACCGGGTCGCCATCCTGCTGCGCGGGAAGGTCGCCGCGGAGGGCGCGCCCAAGGACATCGGCGGGCGCGCCGATGGTGAGGCCGTCATCGAGTTCCACGCCGGAGGCGCGCTGCGCGGGGCGGACCTGCCGCCCGTTCAGCGGGCCGGGGCGCCTCCGCTCGGACGGGCGGAGGGCCAGGTCCGGATCAGCACGGACGCACCGGCCGCGACGCTGCGCGTCCTGCTCGACTGGGCGGCCCGGCTCGGGAGCGACGACCTCCCGGGGCTGACCGTCACCAGGCCCACGCTGGAGGACGTCTACCTCCGGATGATCGCATCGGCCGACGCGACGACCGCGGCGCCCGAGTCCCGTCGGGAGAACACCGGATGA
- a CDS encoding ABC transporter permease, with the protein MGDRSGLRPRPQRMPSIGRVAVARAGIELKCYFRNRQAVIFTFALPLVLLLIFGVIYSGDAPGTHTPMKQVLIAGIIASGIMSTTFSSLAVAIAIERDDGTLRRLAATPMSPASYFLAKVAQAFVTGVLETVVLLTVGVGLFGLHLPNTAARWFTFAWVVVLSIVACSFLGIAYSRVAPNARAAAPVVQLPYLALQLVSGVFFVFTSLPGFMQVVAGCFPLKWMAQGLRSAFLSDSFQRSEAAGSWEHGRTALILGGWCVAGLLLSLTAFKWERAKK; encoded by the coding sequence GTGGGGGATCGATCCGGACTCCGCCCGCGCCCACAGCGGATGCCCTCGATCGGCAGGGTGGCGGTGGCCCGCGCCGGCATCGAGCTGAAGTGCTACTTCCGCAACCGGCAGGCGGTGATCTTCACCTTCGCCCTGCCGCTCGTGCTGCTGCTGATCTTCGGCGTGATCTACAGCGGCGACGCCCCCGGCACCCACACCCCCATGAAACAGGTGCTGATCGCCGGAATCATCGCCTCCGGCATCATGAGCACCACGTTCTCCAGTCTCGCCGTCGCCATCGCGATCGAGCGCGACGACGGCACCCTGCGCCGGCTGGCCGCGACCCCCATGTCGCCGGCGTCGTACTTCCTGGCCAAGGTCGCCCAGGCCTTCGTCACGGGAGTGCTCGAGACCGTGGTGCTGCTGACCGTCGGCGTCGGCCTGTTCGGCCTGCACCTTCCGAACACCGCGGCACGCTGGTTCACCTTCGCCTGGGTCGTGGTCCTGTCCATCGTCGCCTGCTCCTTCCTCGGCATCGCCTACAGCCGGGTGGCGCCCAACGCGCGCGCCGCGGCGCCTGTGGTGCAACTGCCGTACCTGGCGCTCCAGCTCGTCTCGGGCGTGTTCTTCGTCTTCACCTCCCTCCCCGGCTTCATGCAGGTGGTGGCGGGATGCTTCCCGCTCAAATGGATGGCTCAGGGCCTGCGGTCGGCGTTCTTGTCCGACTCCTTCCAGCGATCCGAGGCGGCCGGCAGCTGGGAGCACGGGCGTACGGCCCTGATCCTCGGCGGGTGGTGTGTGGCCGGACTCCTGCTGAGCCTGACGGCCTTCAAGTGGGAGCGGGCCAAGAAATGA
- a CDS encoding radical SAM protein, which translates to MTSADLPAGLGPPSAVAGRRHVHLVEMTVMPGVRYSIVLGYLQAAAEAAPDLAAACSFTKHVHMQGGDAFEAACAKVLGALEDPLAVAFTVYFWNRPSTLELARRIKERWPRCRIVIGGNDVTHQQVVFTEAPWVDVLVHGEGELRFRDLLRVFLRHEEPATADAELAALPGISYLSADGEVVTTPEAPRIADLGALPSPLLGNTWTDEDIARSRMLVYETNRGCPYSCAFCYWGGATNSKIRQFPMDRIEAELERIVRVAADGTQLFIADANFGIVARDVDIARHIVELCRRHNKRLLVMTNWAKNTNGRVVEIAGILYRAGLTGAITLSAQSFDAEVLQIANRRNIRVDNYRRMQTQFRAQNIPTYTDLIWGLPGESRATHLAGIEEAIASGGSPVIYPLLLLNNTDYTHDRFRDDHGLRTGYLPCDPGNTDLMADVVIEHSRMTFEDWLSGMAFRIPLTLFHKCLLRSTLRVLAEVSGVRTVDLVELLGPFLREGGGDDPLIAFLMADYARAWREPAAFNRDLLYGYVGRPVIHEEVHYQAMLRRMVGDEGRAAHYARAAVDFLYEALTSGGHPLPDRADLDLVTDLDLAAAAVFRAGIHGTAEHHELALPEALFDLLRRYGDVPGGAPAAVSGDHLVRVRIEVPESRTRYPFSAYALSVWHGSGRPLHDVDMRLDVHTRRTGRLSRRSRYHPQPRKTPAAPAAEPTPREGSLP; encoded by the coding sequence ATGACGTCAGCCGACCTGCCGGCCGGGCTCGGCCCGCCCTCCGCCGTGGCTGGACGGCGCCACGTGCACCTGGTCGAGATGACCGTGATGCCCGGCGTCCGCTACAGCATCGTGCTGGGCTACCTGCAAGCCGCCGCCGAGGCGGCCCCGGACCTCGCCGCGGCCTGTTCCTTCACCAAGCATGTGCACATGCAGGGCGGGGACGCTTTCGAGGCCGCCTGCGCCAAGGTGCTGGGCGCGCTGGAGGACCCCCTGGCGGTCGCCTTCACCGTCTACTTCTGGAACCGGCCCAGCACGCTCGAACTGGCCCGGCGGATCAAGGAGCGCTGGCCCCGCTGCCGCATCGTGATCGGCGGCAACGATGTGACGCACCAGCAGGTGGTGTTCACCGAGGCGCCCTGGGTCGACGTCCTCGTCCACGGCGAGGGGGAGTTGCGCTTCCGCGATCTGCTGCGCGTATTCCTGCGCCACGAGGAGCCGGCCACCGCCGACGCCGAGTTGGCGGCCCTGCCCGGCATCAGCTACCTCTCCGCCGACGGCGAGGTGGTCACCACCCCCGAAGCCCCCCGGATCGCGGACCTCGGCGCATTGCCCTCGCCGCTGCTGGGGAACACCTGGACCGACGAGGACATCGCGCGGTCCCGGATGCTGGTGTACGAGACCAACCGGGGCTGCCCCTATTCCTGCGCCTTCTGCTACTGGGGCGGGGCCACCAACTCCAAGATCCGCCAGTTCCCCATGGACCGCATCGAGGCGGAACTGGAGCGCATCGTCCGGGTCGCCGCCGACGGCACCCAGCTGTTCATAGCCGATGCCAACTTCGGCATCGTCGCGCGCGACGTGGACATCGCACGCCACATCGTGGAACTGTGCCGGCGCCACAACAAGCGGCTGCTGGTGATGACGAACTGGGCGAAGAACACCAACGGCCGTGTGGTGGAGATCGCGGGGATCCTCTACCGGGCCGGGCTGACCGGGGCCATCACCCTCTCGGCGCAGTCCTTCGACGCCGAGGTGCTGCAGATCGCCAACCGCCGCAACATCCGGGTCGACAACTACCGCCGTATGCAGACCCAGTTCCGGGCCCAGAACATCCCCACCTACACCGACCTCATCTGGGGCCTGCCCGGTGAATCCCGCGCCACCCACCTGGCCGGGATCGAGGAGGCGATCGCCTCGGGCGGCTCACCCGTCATCTACCCTCTGCTGCTGCTCAACAACACCGACTACACCCACGACCGCTTCCGGGACGATCACGGTCTGCGCACCGGGTACCTGCCCTGCGACCCCGGGAACACGGACCTGATGGCCGACGTCGTGATCGAGCACTCCCGGATGACGTTCGAGGACTGGCTGAGCGGGATGGCCTTCCGGATCCCGCTGACGCTCTTCCACAAGTGCCTGCTCCGCTCGACGTTGCGCGTCCTCGCCGAGGTCTCCGGCGTGCGCACGGTGGACCTGGTGGAACTGCTCGGCCCGTTCCTGCGCGAGGGGGGTGGGGACGACCCCTTGATCGCCTTCCTGATGGCCGACTACGCCCGTGCCTGGCGGGAGCCCGCCGCCTTCAACCGTGACCTGCTGTACGGGTACGTCGGGCGTCCGGTGATCCACGAAGAAGTCCACTACCAGGCGATGCTGCGGCGCATGGTGGGCGATGAGGGCCGCGCGGCCCACTACGCCCGAGCCGCCGTGGACTTCCTGTACGAAGCGCTCACGTCCGGAGGGCACCCGCTACCGGACCGCGCCGACCTCGACCTGGTCACCGACCTGGACCTGGCGGCGGCAGCCGTGTTCCGTGCGGGGATCCACGGGACGGCGGAGCACCACGAACTCGCCCTGCCGGAAGCGCTGTTCGACCTGTTGAGGCGTTACGGCGACGTGCCGGGCGGAGCGCCCGCGGCCGTTTCCGGCGACCATCTGGTGCGTGTCCGGATCGAGGTGCCCGAGTCGAGAACGCGGTACCCTTTCAGCGCGTACGCGCTCTCGGTCTGGCACGGCAGCGGACGGCCTCTCCACGATGTCGACATGCGCCTCGATGTGCACACCCGCCGGACGGGGAGGCTGTCAAGACGATCGCGGTATCACCCACAGCCTAGGAAGACCCCGGCGGCTCCGGCCGCCGAACCCACCCCTCGGGAAGGATCCCTGCCGTGA
- a CDS encoding MinD/ParA family ATP-binding protein, with the protein MVNSDRDDGAGPVDDHAESDRADEGTYEFTYVGPRLQTWYMVSAADGAEPESAEPQDEAPGPSAPGAVPQAQQPQAQPQPQPQPQPQPQPQPQAQHQPGHSGHGFPQPNDPGRPVAPVWPVPPGQPVPPMGGPRPDAGPGAPQAHRPEVDQRQRTGQGGAPLGHTAAVELSSDRLLRNQPKAKKPGANARPSRFKLGAKKEAAERQRKLELIRTPVLSCYRIAVISLKGGVGKTTTTTALGATLASERQDKILAIDANPDAGTLGRRVRRETGATIRELVQAIPYLHTYMDIRRFTSQAPSGLEIIANDVDPAVSTTFNDEDYRRVIEVLGRQYPVILTDSGTGLLYSAMRGVLDLADQLIIVSTPSVDGASSASTTLDWLAANGYAELVSRSITVISGVRETGKMIKVEDIVAHFRTRCRGVQVVPFDEHLAVGAEVDLDMMRPKTREAYFDLSAMVAEDFVRAQRAQGLWTGDGGNQPSVQPPPVPGRYAAPGPYGGAATGYPQPYGPQPQQGHGYPPPPPPRPESNG; encoded by the coding sequence ATGGTGAACAGCGATCGGGACGACGGGGCCGGTCCTGTCGACGACCACGCAGAGTCCGACCGCGCCGATGAGGGCACGTACGAGTTCACCTACGTCGGGCCGCGGCTGCAAACCTGGTACATGGTGAGCGCGGCGGACGGCGCCGAGCCGGAGAGCGCGGAGCCCCAGGACGAGGCGCCGGGGCCGTCGGCACCCGGTGCGGTACCGCAGGCGCAGCAGCCGCAGGCGCAGCCGCAGCCGCAGCCGCAGCCGCAGCCGCAGCCGCAGCCGCAGCCGCAGGCCCAACACCAGCCCGGTCACAGCGGTCACGGCTTCCCGCAGCCGAACGACCCCGGCCGGCCCGTAGCGCCCGTCTGGCCCGTACCGCCCGGCCAGCCGGTACCGCCGATGGGCGGCCCGCGGCCGGACGCCGGGCCGGGCGCCCCACAGGCCCATCGGCCCGAAGTGGACCAGCGGCAGCGCACCGGCCAGGGCGGCGCCCCGCTCGGCCACACCGCGGCGGTCGAGCTGAGCTCCGATCGCCTGCTGCGCAACCAGCCCAAGGCGAAGAAGCCGGGGGCCAACGCCCGGCCGAGCCGCTTCAAGCTCGGCGCCAAGAAGGAGGCGGCGGAGCGGCAGCGCAAGCTGGAGCTGATCCGCACCCCCGTCCTGTCCTGCTACCGCATCGCGGTGATCAGCCTCAAGGGCGGTGTCGGCAAGACCACGACGACCACCGCCCTGGGAGCGACACTCGCCAGCGAGCGACAGGACAAGATCCTGGCGATCGACGCCAACCCGGACGCCGGCACGCTGGGCCGCCGGGTGCGCCGTGAGACCGGTGCGACGATCCGCGAACTCGTGCAGGCGATCCCGTACCTGCACACCTACATGGACATCCGCCGGTTCACCTCTCAGGCGCCCTCCGGCCTGGAGATCATCGCCAACGACGTGGACCCCGCGGTGTCGACGACGTTCAACGACGAGGACTACCGGCGGGTCATCGAGGTGCTGGGCCGCCAGTATCCGGTGATCCTCACCGACTCGGGCACCGGGCTGCTCTACAGCGCCATGCGCGGAGTGCTGGACCTGGCCGACCAGTTGATCATCGTGTCGACGCCGTCGGTGGACGGCGCGTCGAGCGCGAGCACCACCCTGGACTGGCTCGCCGCGAACGGCTATGCCGAACTGGTCTCCCGCAGCATCACCGTGATCTCCGGGGTGCGCGAAACCGGCAAGATGATCAAGGTCGAGGACATCGTGGCGCACTTCCGGACCCGTTGCCGCGGGGTGCAGGTGGTGCCGTTCGACGAGCACCTGGCGGTCGGCGCCGAGGTGGACCTGGACATGATGCGGCCCAAGACCCGGGAGGCGTACTTCGACCTCTCGGCGATGGTGGCCGAGGACTTCGTGCGGGCGCAGCGGGCACAGGGCCTGTGGACCGGCGACGGCGGCAACCAGCCGTCGGTGCAGCCCCCGCCAGTGCCGGGCCGGTACGCGGCGCCCGGTCCCTACGGGGGCGCTGCGACCGGCTACCCACAGCCGTACGGGCCCCAGCCGCAACAGGGCCACGGCTACCCGCCGCCCCCGCCGCCTCGGCCCGAATCCAACGGCTGA
- a CDS encoding YjbQ family protein, whose translation MSTFRTHTISVTTGSTETVADLTADCEAYLRDVADGGDGLLNVFVPHATAGIAILETGAGSDTDLLSALRDLLPPDDRWRHRHGSPGHGRDHVLPALVPPHATLPVIGGRLALGTWQSVCLVDTNKDNPDRQVRLSFLG comes from the coding sequence ATGAGCACATTCCGTACCCACACCATCAGCGTCACCACCGGCTCCACCGAGACCGTCGCCGACCTCACCGCCGACTGCGAGGCGTATCTACGGGACGTGGCGGACGGCGGCGACGGCCTGCTCAACGTCTTCGTCCCGCACGCCACGGCCGGGATCGCGATCCTGGAGACCGGCGCCGGCAGTGACACCGATCTGCTCTCCGCGCTGCGCGACCTGCTGCCCCCGGACGACCGCTGGCGCCACCGCCACGGCAGCCCCGGCCACGGCCGGGACCACGTCCTCCCCGCCCTCGTCCCCCCGCACGCGACCCTCCCGGTCATCGGCGGCAGGCTCGCCCTGGGCACCTGGCAGTCGGTGTGCCTGGTCGACACGAACAAGGACAACCCCGACCGTCAGGTGCGGCTGAGTTTCCTCGGCTAG
- a CDS encoding putative leader peptide, which produces MLTTRGHIDLLRVASAACPGPR; this is translated from the coding sequence ATGCTCACCACGCGCGGTCATATCGACCTGCTGCGGGTGGCGTCCGCCGCGTGTCCCGGCCCCCGCTGA